In Propionispora hippei DSM 15287, a single genomic region encodes these proteins:
- a CDS encoding permease, whose translation MVSGFLYAVAGVLLFVSWLKDRDKTKQSLRIAWKSFDKLLPTVLAMMLFVGISLSVISPGVITTLIGAESGIPGAVLGLIIGSVVTIPSFVAFPLGGALLKAGAGYMQVAALISTIIAVGLVTLPTEIAYFNRNIAVKRIILSFVVCVIFTVVIGLVM comes from the coding sequence ATGGTATCAGGCTTTTTATATGCAGTTGCCGGTGTATTATTATTCGTTTCCTGGCTGAAAGACAGAGACAAAACTAAACAAAGCCTCCGGATTGCCTGGAAGTCGTTTGACAAACTGCTGCCTACGGTGCTGGCCATGATGCTGTTTGTCGGGATCTCGCTTTCTGTCATCAGTCCAGGCGTTATTACAACACTGATTGGAGCGGAATCGGGAATACCCGGTGCGGTGCTGGGGTTAATCATTGGTTCGGTGGTGACCATTCCCAGTTTTGTGGCTTTTCCGCTGGGCGGAGCTTTGCTTAAGGCCGGGGCTGGCTATATGCAGGTGGCCGCACTGATTTCAACAATTATAGCGGTCGGGCTTGTGACGCTGCCGACAGAGATTGCCTATTTTAATAGGAATATCGCGGTAAAACGCATTATTTTATCGTTTGTGGTTTGTGTTATCTTTACTGTTGTGATCGGGCTGGTGATGTAG
- a CDS encoding permease has protein sequence MAIWKAYKWTAIFLIIQIAIFFVDHTTGKNAAVITLSNLREMLLLVPPIFIVMGLMDVWVPKETLIRYMGHGSGLMGLLIAFVLGTVAAGPLYVAFPMGLLLLKKGARLSNVIFFLGVWSSTKLPILLFEAVSLGFNFTLIHIGVSVPLYLLTAFYIERSVSPEMVADIVARAE, from the coding sequence GTGGCGATATGGAAAGCTTATAAATGGACGGCGATATTTCTCATAATACAAATTGCTATCTTTTTTGTCGATCATACTACCGGCAAAAATGCGGCGGTAATCACGCTGTCGAACTTGCGGGAAATGCTGTTATTGGTTCCACCGATCTTTATTGTTATGGGACTGATGGATGTTTGGGTGCCCAAGGAAACCTTGATAAGATATATGGGCCACGGTTCAGGCTTAATGGGGCTGCTGATCGCCTTTGTGCTGGGAACGGTGGCGGCAGGACCCTTATATGTGGCTTTTCCAATGGGACTTTTGCTGTTAAAAAAGGGAGCAAGGTTGTCGAATGTAATATTTTTTTTAGGTGTCTGGTCAAGTACTAAGCTTCCGATCCTGCTATTTGAGGCAGTGTCGCTCGGCTTCAACTTCACCTTGATCCACATAGGTGTTAGTGTTCCACTGTATCTCCTTACGGCTTTTTATATCGAAAGGTCGGTTTCGCCGGAAATGGTAGCT